The stretch of DNA ttaaaaatctgcttttatACAGATGGTCCATAATGGTCAGTTATTTGGATGAATTAGGTTAGTTCCTATTTACTTCTATCAGGTTGCTACCACTCTGTAGGTAAAGAATCTGAGAAAtcagcatatatgaaaaacctTAAAATAGTTTGTACAGAAGAATGGCTGAAATCAGTTCCTGGATTTTTATATCTTCCAAGTGTGAgaaataatactaaaatattcTAGCAAACTATGAATGGAGAATAAATTtggatttttgtttatatattgagAATGATAAAAAGCattaatttaagtttttattagttctttataaactttccTAAACCTTTTTTCCCCATGTACATATTATTTTTGATTTTACTAAGATTTGGAGTCACCTATGTCTTTGActgtttcattaaaattttagtcAAGACCTTTATAGTGGTTTGCAAAAAGGAACACTATTAATATGGTTGAGTGactaaaatcaatatattaataatatgttAATTATAATGCCAAAAACATAAGTATACATTATTATCACAAAATTAGAACTTTTTTggttgtttatgtatttaatttttactgcAATTTGATTTATTTGATGTTTTCATTTACCCCTCATTAGGACTCATTTTGGAATCTAGGACCTCAATATCTGTTATGTCTTTGTGTGAAGACATGCTGCTTTGTAATTATCGAAAATGTCGCATCAAACTCTCTGGTTATGCATGGGTCACTGCCTGCTCTCACATTTTCTGTGATCAGCATGGCAGTGGCGAGTTTAGTCGTTCACCAGCTATCTGCCCTGCCTGCAACAGCACCCTTTCTGGAAAGCTAGATATTGTCCGCACGGAACTCAGTCCATCAGAGGAATATAAAGCCATGGTGCTGGCTGGTCTTCGACCTGAGATTGTATTGGACATTAGCTCCCGAGCACTGGCCTTCTGGACATACCAGGTTGGTGCTTAGCCTAGTTACTTTGGAGAGTGTGATTTGAGGCATATGTGGAAATTTCCAGTGTTTTTTCTTcacttgtttttgtatttattttttatgaatgaatggaaaactttctttttaataaattgttttcttcaaaattaaTATGCTTATTgttgaaaatgcaaaagaaaatttaagaaaaccatAATTCCATCACTCAGTGATAAccattgttgatattttgtgtattattacttttctatatttaaaatataaatatatatttttgtctttacaaAAATAGGATAATACCACACATGCTGTTTTTGTGGCCAGAAGTCAACTATATATTATGCATATTATGAAAACTGTAttgaatgtttttaaagtaaattttctataatcataattttaatggtttcattatatcataatttatttccaAGTTGTTAAAAAATGCTGTgatgagcatttttatttttaaaaaaggttatttatttatttatttttagaagaatgggaagggagggagagagaaagagagagaggaacatctgtgtgagagagaaacattgatcatttgtgtcctaaccagggactgaacccacaacccaggcacatgccctgactaggaattgaacctgcaatcttttgctTTAAGGAACAATGCCccaccaactgagctgcacctgTCAGGGCATGATGAACATTCTTAACATCAAATTCATGGCATTtcaatgttcttctttttttaagactttatttatttatttttagagagagaggaaaggagagagaaagagaggtagtaaaacattgatgtgcaagagaaatattgattggttgcctctcgcatgcccctaaATTGGGGACCTTACCtgtcttgcaacccaggcatgtgccctgcctgggaatcaaaccggcaaacTTTCGGTCTGGAGGCaggcgcttaatccactgagccacactagccagggctctatgTAATCATAGTTTAATGATTGCattatatcatattttttctAGGTTATTAAATGGTGTGTCATCATTTTTGTCATCAAATTCATAACtgtaattctttccttttacGAAATCTGCCTTTGGTGCCTCCTTAGAAAAACCTTCcttggagaaagaaatggagaactTGAACCATATCCTTGATTTATGGTCTTACGTCTTCCATGTGTATTTATAATAATGCTTCTTAAGGGTTTTATTTGTCATCTGTAAGGTAAATagtttcattatattattttgggCAAGATGTCTCCCTTACATACTCCTGTATCATCTTGTGGttacttttattgtattattaataCTGTATTGTAATTACCTACATACTTGTTCATCTCCTCTAGTTGGGAGAATTCTTTGGGTTAGGTTTGGATTCCTGTATGTCACAGGGTCCTCAGATACAATCATAGTTACTGGTCTTAAGTCTCAATAAATAGTTGACTGAATGAATAGACCTTGTATATTAAAGTAGATTACTATTTGGGGGTTAGTATTTGTTGAACATGTACATGtgatattgttttcattatttcagatATGGAGGAAACCAGTGAATGGGTTAGTAAGGTAGCcagaaatgaattttctttactttctttctttctttatttttatttagtcattcaacATATTTTTTGAGTCCcttgaaacatttatatttcatGTACCTTCTTAGGTGCTGGATATACAATAATGAAGAAAGCATGAGCTTCAAGGATGCTACAGTTTAGTGGTgctaaacattaagaaaaaacagcAGACATTTACAATACACTTTTAATGCCTACAATGATAAGGGAAGTAATGAGTGCTGTGAGACCACATAGTAGGGATAGGTAATCCAGACTTGGTGGAGTTACATCCAACTACATAGAATAGGCAAGTTCAGAATGGTTAAAAAAAGGAGAGcatttatatttcactttctGTCAATATCTAAAAGGATAGTGAATCCAAATATAAGCCAAAATTGGTTTCTATGTGTAGTAAgttgtctttggctatatttttggCTATGTaacaaacttagtgacttaaaacatcttagttgcttaaaataacatgcatttattatctcagtttctgtGGATCACGAGTTCAAGCCTGgactctgctcagggtctcacaaggCTGTAATCAAAGTGCTGACAGGGGCTGCACTCTGTGAACCTTGACTCAGGAAGAATCTATTTCCAGGATCATGTGGTTGTTGGCAAGAGTCGCTTCCTTGTGGACTATTAGACTGAGGGACtcagttgttgtttttgtctttagtgGACTTTATTTTATAGTGGTTTTAGGTTCATAGCCAAATTGAGAAGGTTCAGACATTTTCTGGCCTACATTGACATATATCACTATCATCCAAAGATCATAGTTTATGTTAGGGTTCTCTCTTTGTGTTATACATTCTGcgagtttggacaaatgtataatgacatgtatcttACCATGATGGTATcacacagagtagtttcactgccctaaaaatcctctgtgcacCACTTATTCATCCCTTCTTACCCTCAagcactgatctttttactgtctccatagttttgccttttccacacTGTCATATAATCGGAATCATACAGTttatagccttttcagactgactcctttcacttagtaatagGCCTTTAAGGTGtgatagtttatttctttttagtgttaaGTAATTTTCCATTacatcacagtttatttatctattcatttactcaAGGACATcgtggttgcttccaagttttggtaaTTAACGAATAAAGCTCCTGTAAACATCTATGTACAGGACAAAAGTTTTctactcctttgggtaaataccaagggaCATGATtactggattgtatggtaagagtaggtttagttttgcaagaaactgccaaactcttccaaagtggctataacattttgcattcctaccagcaatgacAGAGTTCTTTTGGCTCCACATCCTTATAAGCATTTGCtattgtcagtgttctggattttggacACTTTggtaggtgtgtagtggtatcttaatgtttaaatttgcatttccctaatgacatgCGATGTGTagtatctttcattttcttatttgccatctgtgcatcttaattgggttgttttcttattgttgagttttaaggattctttgtacattttgggtAACAGTCCTTTACCAGATAAgtcttttgcaagtattttctatttgtctgtggcttgtctttttattcttttgacattatctttcacagagcagaaaatTTTAGTCTTAATAAAGTCCAGCTTACCAGTTCTTTCATAGATACTGCTTTTGATGTTGTATATAAAAAGTCACCACCAAACCCAAGGTCATTTAGATTTTCTTGTATGTTATCACATAGGAATTTTAtagttctatattttatattcctgcctgtgacccattttgagttaattttgtgaaGGGTGTAATGTCTATGAGTGGATTCATTGTGATCTCAATATTTTGCTGGCTATTGCCCAGAGGCTGCTCTCAGTTACTTGCCTTATTGACCTTCCCAGCTGGCTGCATGCTTCCACAAGGCCAGCAAGAGAAAGAGGATGCTAGTAAGACACATCTTATATTCTTATGTACTCATGAAGtgacatttgtcattttttttctgtgttttagtcACAGGTCCCATCCACTCTCGGAGGTGGTAGAAGGAAATAAGTACCAAGAGGCAGTAATAATTGGAGGCTACCTTATAATCTGTTCTCCACAGTATGGTATACTTGAAACATAGAATTGCGTTTCTTAAAAACTTTTGGACTATAAGTCAATTGCTAAGGTTAGACAAATACCCACTTCTTTCGTTGGTATGATGGCAGTGGTTTCAGAGTATTCCTCCagatttttttctatgcatttagggacataatgtattattttctataataatcaTCCTATTATACATCCTGATAGCTTCTTAACCTGGTTCTAAACACTAATTATATTCCAGgataagcatttttttctttttgtacttgtGTAAAGTTTTACAATACAAAACTTTTATtaccttaaaaacatttttcccctctcttgGGACAGGTACATCAGGAGCGTCTCTATCAAGAATACAAATTCAGCAAGGCTGAGGGCCATCTGAAGCAGATCGAGAAGATATATACTCAGCAAATACAAAGCAAGGATGTAGAATTGACCTCTATGAAAGGGGAAGTCACCTCCATGAAGAAAGTGCTAGAAGAATATAAGAAAAAGTTCAGTGACATCTCTGAGAAACTTATGGAGCGAAATCGTCAGTATCAAAAACTCCAAGGCCTCTATGATAGCCTTAGGCTACGAAACATCACTATTGCTAACCAGGAAGGTACCCTTGAGCCATCCATGATTTCACAATCTGGTATTTTTGGCTTCCCATTAGGTAAGGAAAGACATGTAATTAATGATCTAACATCTATTccttaaatcagtgatttttcaCATTGTGTTCTGCATGGTGCCAAGTAGTCAATGGAGACTTCAAAGGCTCTGGATTCTTCATCCATGTCTGTTCTGTACATCATTGCTTTATCTATTGTATTTGCTTATGTTTAAGTTATAGCTTCAGTTTGAAGAGAGAGTATATctcttcaaaagaaaatgttgtaaattgttattctaaatgaaagctattTAGTTGTAGTAATAACAATAGTGTTAGCTGCCATTTGATTCCTTACCAAGTGCTAGGTATTGTTATAATTCTATATGTATTCAtgttatttaaataactttatagggtagatattattattatccctactttacagataaaaaatactgaagtacagaaagtttaaataaattggTCAAGGTCACAGAACTCTCTTCAGAGCCCACAATTTTAACCATCTGTGATCCACCAAGAAGGCCATGTTTCACTTGCTTTCACAGGGTAGTGCTGATTGCACAGTTCTTAAGTTATTGTGGGTTGTtgggttgatttttttgtttagtcATCCATTCATCAATTATTTATCAAACATGTTTTATGTTCCAGGTTGCTAGGAATAATTCTAGGCAATGATGTAAAGATTATGCAGATAGGATTTGTGTCCTCTGGAAGTGCACATTCTAAAGTGATAGTAGCCCTTTTCTGCTTGTTAGGTGCCTTCGCAAATGCAGTGAATCAAGTATTATTGTATATGGGCATTGTaggttcttattttttccttgtcaCTATCCagatttattttgatttctttcatatTCATCAattcttttctgttcctcttttGTATACAATTACCTTTTTAGTTTTACCTCTTACTACCATTTTTGGCTTGAAGCAGATATAGTCAGCATTCTCCTTTAGTTATGTGTTCCTGTTAAAACTTGTAGAAACCCAGGAGGGATCCAGTGGAAGTtgttaaatgctttatttaatcAGATCTATTGTCTGATTTTTCTTAAGGCTATTCCAATTGATCTCAGGTCATGAGTATGTGCTAGTTTTTCAAGTTGTCATATATTTTCTGGAGTATTTATGGCaatcttaaaaaattactgttaaaGAACCTGGGACAAaagattttatacacacacacacacacacacacacacattctattCCTTTGAACTAGATTAtataacaaatgaataaaattgtgaTATTGTAAATTCTAGCTCTaccaaaaacatatttcattgtgTCAAATTACTTTTGGTGATGAGGTGATGGCTATAATTAGAAACTGCATCACAGAAGAAGGTATAATATATCCTGTGGTCAGGGAGAGGGTTTGGGGGCCATTGATGGTCCTTTCTTGATCCAacattagttttatattttatccatcttgtaTGAGTTGagttctattaaaatatttattgaatgactttTGTCTTTTGGCCCTAAATATCTGTAAGAAAACAGATGCTTAagtttttccccctcttttttttcctctagggAACAAATCCAAGTTTCCTTTGGACAGTACACCAGTTCAAAATCGTGGTGGTGGAGATGGAGATTTTCAGTTCAGACCATTTTTTGTGGGTTCTCCCACAGCACCTGAACCCAGCAACAACTTTTTTAGTTTTGCATCCCCAAGTCGTGAATTAGAGCAACAAGCCTCTAGCAGGGCctttaaagtaaaaagaatttaATTAACTTTACAGATTGTTTCCCTATTTAGTTTCAGTGACTTCATTTagtaaataatctttattttagaTAGGAGTCACCAACTTCTCTGTGTGTTATTAAGTCTTTAAAGTTGTCTTCACATTTTTAAGAAACTCAATGGCACTGAGGATGGCTTTAGAATCTGATTTCTTCTTCGGTTTCCGTTATTTAAGAGCATGAGCATTTTATTAAACTCAATTTCATTGTGAGCTTTTGCGTTTTTACTAGTAGTGGAAAGATTACAATATTATTGGGTGTTTTGTAGATCACAATATGTTTCTGTCTGAGCTATTTCTGACTGGACTATATGTTTATGCATATGCATGAAAGCAcctatattatatactatatgtcACTTTGGGTTTTGGCATTTATGCCTATATACATATTCACTTATGTtgatattttgctatatttgctAGTAAATTTATGTGAAGATTTTGGCCTCAGGAAATAGTAAGGTGTGTCTGCAGTTTGTCATTtgtgtttatacattcatttctATATGGTTATGTATTTGCCTTTGTATTAACTTGTATGGAGTGTTTGTGCTTATGTCAGTGAATGAGAGTACAATTTGATGTACATATGATCAGTCcttatttctacttaaaaatagTTTACATTGATAAAGTTATTTTGTGAAGTTGATTTTtgactgtttatttaaaaataaaattgctctttctttattgttttgcCACTTGTTATCTTGGGTTTACTTATTTAGGAATGTACTTCCACTGTAGAAACCTTTCAATATGTTATTGATCCCAAGAGATTAtagtaaaatacttttaaagatttattccCTATTCTCCTATATTAAACAGTGAGCATCTTTTTGACAGAAAACTTATTCAAAATATAGAGCCATAAAAGAAATTTGAAGGACACTTTTTGTAACTTTGTCCTATTAGAGGCAAGACTGGTTGGGGAGATAGAACATCTGGATTCTAATTATGGCTTTTACGGTTCTGCAAATTTGAGTTTAAAGTTTCCGGGCTTTGgtttctatatctgtaaaataggggatTGAATTAAATTATCTAGTAAGCCTTTTGTAATTCTTAAGTTTTAGGATCGGTTCATATTGGTTTGGGAGGAATTACAATGGAATTATTCTAAATGTCAAATCCCAGTGTTTTTAGGTATCAAAGTCCTACTAAAATAATTTgaggatattttatatttagttattGTAGAAAGGCCAGTGAATACCCTTGCTTTACATAATTGAATAGTAAGCAAGCAATGTTTAAGAGTATATTTTCACTGCTTAAAGGGCCAGCCCAGTCTTAGAATGTATGCACACTCACCCATTCTGGGATTTACCacctgggcagcagctggaagggcaccagtcacacaTGGGAAAGGGATGAAATGACTGGAAAAGGGGTGAGCTACAGGCAAACCGCCAGAAGCTCAAAGGTGATGTCCCCTTTCTGAGCTGTTTGCATATAGCCACAAAGCAGTGAGGGGGTTcctcaccctggcaattacctaaggttccacccacCTACTAAGatagggagtaaaagcagctttacctaatacacagaaacaaacacaaggaggctgctaAGTTGAGgagtcaaagaaatatggcccaaatgaaagaacaaaactcaagaaaaagaactaaatgaaatggagataaccaatctattagatgcagagttcaaaacactggttatcagagTGCTCAGAGAACTGCTtgagtatgttaaaaaaaataaaggaggaaatgaaatttATACTAGTGAGATAAAGAATAATGTGCAGGaaatcagcagggaggggaaggaaactgggattcagaccaacaatttggaacataagagataaacattcaaccataacagaaagaacaaacaagatctcaaaaaacgaggagaggcttaggaacctctgggacatctccaaaattgccaacatccaaatcacagggatgccaaaaggagaagaggaagatcaggaaattgaaaacttatttgaaaaaataatggaaacttctctaatttggtgaaggaaataagacatacgagtacaggaagcacagagagtcccaaacaagttgggcccaaagaggaccacaccaaaacacataattaaaatgccaaaggttaaagatagagaatcttaaaagcagcaagagagaagcatataATTACTTACAAAGTAGTttccatgagactatcagctgatttatcaaaggaatttttgcaggtaagaagggactggtaagaagtattcaaagtgatgaaaagcaatgacctgcaaccaagattactcta from Phyllostomus discolor isolate MPI-MPIP mPhyDis1 chromosome 1, mPhyDis1.pri.v3, whole genome shotgun sequence encodes:
- the CCNB1IP1 gene encoding E3 ubiquitin-protein ligase CCNB1IP1 → MSLCEDMLLCNYRKCRIKLSGYAWVTACSHIFCDQHGSGEFSRSPAICPACNSTLSGKLDIVRTELSPSEEYKAMVLAGLRPEIVLDISSRALAFWTYQVHQERLYQEYKFSKAEGHLKQIEKIYTQQIQSKDVELTSMKGEVTSMKKVLEEYKKKFSDISEKLMERNRQYQKLQGLYDSLRLRNITIANQEGTLEPSMISQSGIFGFPLGNKSKFPLDSTPVQNRGGGDGDFQFRPFFVGSPTAPEPSNNFFSFASPSRELEQQASSRAFKVKRI